From one Vicinamibacterales bacterium genomic stretch:
- a CDS encoding DUF2442 domain-containing protein, which produces MRKLTEAKAEDGFRVALRFDDGTRGVADLSDLAGRGAFAAWSMPGRFESLAVGTAGELTWTCGVDLCADALYLRVTGKRPVDLFPNLDASETCCA; this is translated from the coding sequence ATGAGGAAACTGACCGAGGCGAAGGCGGAAGATGGCTTCCGCGTTGCCCTCCGGTTCGACGACGGGACTCGAGGTGTTGCGGATCTGTCCGACCTCGCGGGCCGAGGAGCGTTTGCCGCCTGGTCAATGCCCGGCCGATTCGAGAGCCTCGCGGTCGGCACTGCCGGCGAATTGACCTGGACATGCGGGGTGGATCTCTGCGCGGACGCGCTCTACCTGCGCGTGACGGGCAAGCGGCCGGTCGATCTGTTTCCCAACCTCGACGCGTCCGAGACCTGCTGTGCCTGA
- a CDS encoding DUF4160 domain-containing protein: MPEICRFYGIVIKMFWNDHDPPRFHAEYGDHLALEPLERLDPLP, encoded by the coding sequence GTGCCTGAGATTTGTCGTTTCTACGGCATCGTGATCAAGATGTTCTGGAACGACCACGATCCGCCCCGCTTTCATGCCGAGTACGGCGACCACCTCGCCCTCGAACCCCTCGAGAGGCTCGACCCACTGCCTTGA